One Acanthopagrus latus isolate v.2019 chromosome 12, fAcaLat1.1, whole genome shotgun sequence genomic region harbors:
- the git2b gene encoding ARF GTPase-activating protein GIT2b isoform X1, which produces MSKRVRSREVCADCSAPEPRWASVNRGVLICDECCSIHRGLGRHSSQVRHLTHSSWPSSQLQMVQTLYGNGANSIWEHSLLDPSSSVSGKRKANPQDRVHPNKTEFIKAKYQMLAYVHRMPCREDDSVTAKDLSKQLHSSVRTGNLETCLRLLSLGAQANFFHPEKGNTPLHIAAKAGQMLQAELLAVYGADPGALDSSGKTPIDYARQAGHQELAERLVEIQYELTDRLTFYLCGRRPGHRNGQHFIIPQMADRNNSLDLSEFAKAAKKKLQSLSNHQFEELAMDVYDEVDRRETDAVWLATQNHSTLVTDTTVVPFLPVNPEYSSTRNQGRQKLARFSAHEFATLVIDILTDAKRRQWGNSCESPKDNVELILQGIDSRHNSESQDNDQPDYDSVASDEDPVQEASCGDSCNDRRTKSSESSDLSDGPITVQEFMEVKSALTASEAKIQQLLKVNCHLSEELRMMQSKLNSLQTENTTLRWQTPGGQQHLQGPLGRHQPRGGRAMSMYETGSSPRQYPHRVESARQEDGVVLQPFPTNIGRGPLGTAASSLPTFPSSLSWSWDERSRRGCSLEGQGIMLENDYDTTPNHSELEETGSPVPASDAVEPGEEGEEDATLPCTEDVICKTEQITKNIQELLRAAQETKHDSFLPCSEKICMAVTEMAALFPKRPSSETVRGSLCLLTSSASRLHGECQKAAEHNPCPSDIQLVTQQVIQCAYDIAKAAKQLVTVTTKENNN; this is translated from the exons ATGTCAAAGCGAGTGCGAAGCAGGGAGGTCTGCGCTGATTGCAGTGCTCCGG AGCCACGCTGGGCCTCTGTGAACAGGGGTGTGTTGATCTGCGATGAGTGCTGCAGCATCCATCGAGGTTTGGGGCGACACAGCTCCCAAGTCCGACATCTGACTCATTCTTCGTGGCCATCCTCCCAGTTACAG ATGGTTCAGACACTGTATGGCAATGGAGCCAACTCCATTTGGGAGCACAGCCTCCTGGACCCTTCCTCCTCAGTGAGTGGGAAGCGCAAAGCCAACCCCCAGGACAGAGTTCA CCCCAACAAGACAGAATTCATCAAGGCCAAATATCAGATGCTGGCGTATGTCCATCGCATGCCATGTCGGGAGGATGACAGTGTAACAGCAAAAGACCTCAGCAAG CAACTCCATTCCAGTGTTCGGACCGGAAACCTGGAGACCTGCCTAAGACTCTTATCTCTGGGAGCGCAGGCCAACTTCTTCCATCCA GAGAAAGGAAACACACCACTACACATAGCAGCGAAAGCAGGACAGATGTTACAAGCAGAGCTGTTGGCAGTTTATGGAGCTGATCCTGGGGCTCTGGACTCGAGTGGAAAGACCCCCATTGATTATGCAAG ACAAGCGGGGCATCAGGAGCTGGCAGAGAGGCTAGTGGAGATACAGTATGAACTCACTGACCGGTTAACATTTTACCTTTGCGGTAGGAGACCAG GTCACAGAAACGGGCAACACTTCATCATCCCGCAGATGGCAGACAG AAATAA CAGTCTGGATTTGTCAGAGTTTGCGAAAGCGGCAAAGAAGAAGCTCCAGTcg CTAAGTAACCATCAGTTTGAAGAACTTGCCATGGATGTTTATGATGAAGTTGACAGAAGAGAAACGGATGCAG TGTGGTTGGCCACTCAGAACCACAGCACACTTGTAACAGACACCACGGTTGTGCCTTTTCTGCCGGTCAATCCAGAGTACTCATCTACCAGAAACCAG GGTCGGCAAAAACTGGCAAGGTTTAGTGCTCACGAATTTGCCACCTTGGTTATTGATATTCTAACTGATGCTAAACGACGGCAGTGGGGTAACTCCTGCGAAAGTCCCAAAG ACAACGTGGAGCTCATCCTTCAGGGAATAGACAGTCGCCATAACAGTGAGAGCCAGGACAATGACCAGCCAGATTACGACAGTGTGGCATCAGATGAAGATCCAGTGCAGGAGGCCAGCTGCGGGGATAGCTGCAATGATCGAAGGACCAAG AGCTCTGAATCATCCGACCTCTCTGATGGACCAATCACAGTGCAGGAATTCATGGAGGTGAAGAGCGCCTTAACTGCATCAGAAGCCAAAATACAACAACTCCTTAAAGTCAACTGCCACCTCAGTGAAGAGCTGCGAATGATGCAAAGCAAG CTGAACTCCCtgcagactgaaaacacaacactgcgATGGCAGACCCCTGGTGGGCAGCAACACCTCCAGGGGCCCTTAGGTCGACACCAACCCCGCGGAGGTCGCGCCATGTCCATGTACGAGACAGGCTCAAGTCCCAGGCAGTACCCCCACAGAGTTGAATCGGCACGGCAAGAGGATGGGGTCGTTTTACAGCCCTTCCCAACCAAT ATTGGGAGGGGTCCTTTGGGAACGGCTGCTTCCTCCCTCCCTACCTTCCCCTCTTCCCTGTCCTGGTCGTGGGATGAGAGATCTCGAAGG GGCTGTAGTCTGGAAGGACAGGGTATCATGCTGGAGAATGATTATGACACCACGCCCAACCACTCTGAACTGGAGGAGACTGG CAGTCCTGTTCCAGCTTCGGATGCAGTGGAgccgggggaggagggggaggaagatgCCACCCTGCCATGCACAGAAGACGTCATCTGTAAGACAGAGCAGATCACCAAAAACATACAGGAGCTTCTGAGAGCTGCCCAGGAGACAAAACATGACAG CTTCCTGCCTTGTTCAGAAAAGATCTGCATGGCTGTGACAGAGATGGCTGCCCTGTTTCCCAAG AGGCCGTCCTCGGAGACCGTGCGGGGGTCTCTGTGTCTGCTCACTTCGAGCGCCAGCCGGCTCCACGGAGAGTGCCAGAAGGCAGCAGAACACAACCCCTGCCCATCGGACATCCAGCTGGTCACTCAGCAGGTCATCCAGTGCGCCTATGACATTGCCAAAGCTGCCAAGCAACTTGTCACTGTgacaaccaaagaaaacaacaactaa
- the git2b gene encoding ARF GTPase-activating protein GIT2b isoform X3 has product MSKRVRSREVCADCSAPEPRWASVNRGVLICDECCSIHRGLGRHSSQVRHLTHSSWPSSQLQMVQTLYGNGANSIWEHSLLDPSSSVSGKRKANPQDRVHPNKTEFIKAKYQMLAYVHRMPCREDDSVTAKDLSKQLHSSVRTGNLETCLRLLSLGAQANFFHPEKGNTPLHIAAKAGQMLQAELLAVYGADPGALDSSGKTPIDYARQAGHQELAERLVEIQYELTDRLTFYLCGRRPGHRNGQHFIIPQMADRNNSLDLSEFAKAAKKKLQSLSNHQFEELAMDVYDEVDRRETDAVWLATQNHSTLVTDTTVVPFLPVNPEYSSTRNQGRQKLARFSAHEFATLVIDILTDAKRRQWGNSCESPKDNVELILQGIDSRHNSESQDNDQPDYDSVASDEDPVQEASCGDSCNDRRTKSSESSDLSDGPITVQEFMEVKSALTASEAKIQQLLKVNCHLSEELRMMQSKLNSLQTENTTLRWQTPGGQQHLQGPLGRHQPRGGRAMSMYETGSSPRQYPHRVESARQEDGVVLQPFPTNIGRGPLGTAASSLPTFPSSLSWSWDERSRRGCSLEGQGIMLENDYDTTPNHSELEETGPVPASDAVEPGEEGEEDATLPCTEDVICKTEQITKNIQELLRAAQETKHDSFLPCSEKICMAVTEMAALFPKRPSSETVRGSLCLLTSSASRLHGECQKAAEHNPCPSDIQLVTQQVIQCAYDIAKAAKQLVTVTTKENNN; this is encoded by the exons ATGTCAAAGCGAGTGCGAAGCAGGGAGGTCTGCGCTGATTGCAGTGCTCCGG AGCCACGCTGGGCCTCTGTGAACAGGGGTGTGTTGATCTGCGATGAGTGCTGCAGCATCCATCGAGGTTTGGGGCGACACAGCTCCCAAGTCCGACATCTGACTCATTCTTCGTGGCCATCCTCCCAGTTACAG ATGGTTCAGACACTGTATGGCAATGGAGCCAACTCCATTTGGGAGCACAGCCTCCTGGACCCTTCCTCCTCAGTGAGTGGGAAGCGCAAAGCCAACCCCCAGGACAGAGTTCA CCCCAACAAGACAGAATTCATCAAGGCCAAATATCAGATGCTGGCGTATGTCCATCGCATGCCATGTCGGGAGGATGACAGTGTAACAGCAAAAGACCTCAGCAAG CAACTCCATTCCAGTGTTCGGACCGGAAACCTGGAGACCTGCCTAAGACTCTTATCTCTGGGAGCGCAGGCCAACTTCTTCCATCCA GAGAAAGGAAACACACCACTACACATAGCAGCGAAAGCAGGACAGATGTTACAAGCAGAGCTGTTGGCAGTTTATGGAGCTGATCCTGGGGCTCTGGACTCGAGTGGAAAGACCCCCATTGATTATGCAAG ACAAGCGGGGCATCAGGAGCTGGCAGAGAGGCTAGTGGAGATACAGTATGAACTCACTGACCGGTTAACATTTTACCTTTGCGGTAGGAGACCAG GTCACAGAAACGGGCAACACTTCATCATCCCGCAGATGGCAGACAG AAATAA CAGTCTGGATTTGTCAGAGTTTGCGAAAGCGGCAAAGAAGAAGCTCCAGTcg CTAAGTAACCATCAGTTTGAAGAACTTGCCATGGATGTTTATGATGAAGTTGACAGAAGAGAAACGGATGCAG TGTGGTTGGCCACTCAGAACCACAGCACACTTGTAACAGACACCACGGTTGTGCCTTTTCTGCCGGTCAATCCAGAGTACTCATCTACCAGAAACCAG GGTCGGCAAAAACTGGCAAGGTTTAGTGCTCACGAATTTGCCACCTTGGTTATTGATATTCTAACTGATGCTAAACGACGGCAGTGGGGTAACTCCTGCGAAAGTCCCAAAG ACAACGTGGAGCTCATCCTTCAGGGAATAGACAGTCGCCATAACAGTGAGAGCCAGGACAATGACCAGCCAGATTACGACAGTGTGGCATCAGATGAAGATCCAGTGCAGGAGGCCAGCTGCGGGGATAGCTGCAATGATCGAAGGACCAAG AGCTCTGAATCATCCGACCTCTCTGATGGACCAATCACAGTGCAGGAATTCATGGAGGTGAAGAGCGCCTTAACTGCATCAGAAGCCAAAATACAACAACTCCTTAAAGTCAACTGCCACCTCAGTGAAGAGCTGCGAATGATGCAAAGCAAG CTGAACTCCCtgcagactgaaaacacaacactgcgATGGCAGACCCCTGGTGGGCAGCAACACCTCCAGGGGCCCTTAGGTCGACACCAACCCCGCGGAGGTCGCGCCATGTCCATGTACGAGACAGGCTCAAGTCCCAGGCAGTACCCCCACAGAGTTGAATCGGCACGGCAAGAGGATGGGGTCGTTTTACAGCCCTTCCCAACCAAT ATTGGGAGGGGTCCTTTGGGAACGGCTGCTTCCTCCCTCCCTACCTTCCCCTCTTCCCTGTCCTGGTCGTGGGATGAGAGATCTCGAAGG GGCTGTAGTCTGGAAGGACAGGGTATCATGCTGGAGAATGATTATGACACCACGCCCAACCACTCTGAACTGGAGGAGACTGG TCCTGTTCCAGCTTCGGATGCAGTGGAgccgggggaggagggggaggaagatgCCACCCTGCCATGCACAGAAGACGTCATCTGTAAGACAGAGCAGATCACCAAAAACATACAGGAGCTTCTGAGAGCTGCCCAGGAGACAAAACATGACAG CTTCCTGCCTTGTTCAGAAAAGATCTGCATGGCTGTGACAGAGATGGCTGCCCTGTTTCCCAAG AGGCCGTCCTCGGAGACCGTGCGGGGGTCTCTGTGTCTGCTCACTTCGAGCGCCAGCCGGCTCCACGGAGAGTGCCAGAAGGCAGCAGAACACAACCCCTGCCCATCGGACATCCAGCTGGTCACTCAGCAGGTCATCCAGTGCGCCTATGACATTGCCAAAGCTGCCAAGCAACTTGTCACTGTgacaaccaaagaaaacaacaactaa
- the git2b gene encoding ARF GTPase-activating protein GIT2b isoform X6, whose translation MSKRVRSREVCADCSAPEPRWASVNRGVLICDECCSIHRGLGRHSSQVRHLTHSSWPSSQLQMVQTLYGNGANSIWEHSLLDPSSSVSGKRKANPQDRVHPNKTEFIKAKYQMLAYVHRMPCREDDSVTAKDLSKQLHSSVRTGNLETCLRLLSLGAQANFFHPEKGNTPLHIAAKAGQMLQAELLAVYGADPGALDSSGKTPIDYARQAGHQELAERLVEIQYELTDRLTFYLCGRRPGHRNGQHFIIPQMADRNNSLDLSEFAKAAKKKLQSLSNHQFEELAMDVYDEVDRRETDAVWLATQNHSTLVTDTTVVPFLPVNPEYSSTRNQGRQKLARFSAHEFATLVIDILTDAKRRQWGNSCESPKDNVELILQGIDSRHNSESQDNDQPDYDSVASDEDPVQEASCGDSCNDRRTKSSESSDLSDGPITVQEFMEVKSALTASEAKIQQLLKVNCHLSEELRMMQSKLNSLQTENTTLRWQTPGGQQHLQGPLGRHQPRGGRAMSMYETGSSPRQYPHRVESARQEDGVVLQPFPTNGCSLEGQGIMLENDYDTTPNHSELEETGSPVPASDAVEPGEEGEEDATLPCTEDVICKTEQITKNIQELLRAAQETKHDSFLPCSEKICMAVTEMAALFPKRPSSETVRGSLCLLTSSASRLHGECQKAAEHNPCPSDIQLVTQQVIQCAYDIAKAAKQLVTVTTKENNN comes from the exons ATGTCAAAGCGAGTGCGAAGCAGGGAGGTCTGCGCTGATTGCAGTGCTCCGG AGCCACGCTGGGCCTCTGTGAACAGGGGTGTGTTGATCTGCGATGAGTGCTGCAGCATCCATCGAGGTTTGGGGCGACACAGCTCCCAAGTCCGACATCTGACTCATTCTTCGTGGCCATCCTCCCAGTTACAG ATGGTTCAGACACTGTATGGCAATGGAGCCAACTCCATTTGGGAGCACAGCCTCCTGGACCCTTCCTCCTCAGTGAGTGGGAAGCGCAAAGCCAACCCCCAGGACAGAGTTCA CCCCAACAAGACAGAATTCATCAAGGCCAAATATCAGATGCTGGCGTATGTCCATCGCATGCCATGTCGGGAGGATGACAGTGTAACAGCAAAAGACCTCAGCAAG CAACTCCATTCCAGTGTTCGGACCGGAAACCTGGAGACCTGCCTAAGACTCTTATCTCTGGGAGCGCAGGCCAACTTCTTCCATCCA GAGAAAGGAAACACACCACTACACATAGCAGCGAAAGCAGGACAGATGTTACAAGCAGAGCTGTTGGCAGTTTATGGAGCTGATCCTGGGGCTCTGGACTCGAGTGGAAAGACCCCCATTGATTATGCAAG ACAAGCGGGGCATCAGGAGCTGGCAGAGAGGCTAGTGGAGATACAGTATGAACTCACTGACCGGTTAACATTTTACCTTTGCGGTAGGAGACCAG GTCACAGAAACGGGCAACACTTCATCATCCCGCAGATGGCAGACAG AAATAA CAGTCTGGATTTGTCAGAGTTTGCGAAAGCGGCAAAGAAGAAGCTCCAGTcg CTAAGTAACCATCAGTTTGAAGAACTTGCCATGGATGTTTATGATGAAGTTGACAGAAGAGAAACGGATGCAG TGTGGTTGGCCACTCAGAACCACAGCACACTTGTAACAGACACCACGGTTGTGCCTTTTCTGCCGGTCAATCCAGAGTACTCATCTACCAGAAACCAG GGTCGGCAAAAACTGGCAAGGTTTAGTGCTCACGAATTTGCCACCTTGGTTATTGATATTCTAACTGATGCTAAACGACGGCAGTGGGGTAACTCCTGCGAAAGTCCCAAAG ACAACGTGGAGCTCATCCTTCAGGGAATAGACAGTCGCCATAACAGTGAGAGCCAGGACAATGACCAGCCAGATTACGACAGTGTGGCATCAGATGAAGATCCAGTGCAGGAGGCCAGCTGCGGGGATAGCTGCAATGATCGAAGGACCAAG AGCTCTGAATCATCCGACCTCTCTGATGGACCAATCACAGTGCAGGAATTCATGGAGGTGAAGAGCGCCTTAACTGCATCAGAAGCCAAAATACAACAACTCCTTAAAGTCAACTGCCACCTCAGTGAAGAGCTGCGAATGATGCAAAGCAAG CTGAACTCCCtgcagactgaaaacacaacactgcgATGGCAGACCCCTGGTGGGCAGCAACACCTCCAGGGGCCCTTAGGTCGACACCAACCCCGCGGAGGTCGCGCCATGTCCATGTACGAGACAGGCTCAAGTCCCAGGCAGTACCCCCACAGAGTTGAATCGGCACGGCAAGAGGATGGGGTCGTTTTACAGCCCTTCCCAACCAAT GGCTGTAGTCTGGAAGGACAGGGTATCATGCTGGAGAATGATTATGACACCACGCCCAACCACTCTGAACTGGAGGAGACTGG CAGTCCTGTTCCAGCTTCGGATGCAGTGGAgccgggggaggagggggaggaagatgCCACCCTGCCATGCACAGAAGACGTCATCTGTAAGACAGAGCAGATCACCAAAAACATACAGGAGCTTCTGAGAGCTGCCCAGGAGACAAAACATGACAG CTTCCTGCCTTGTTCAGAAAAGATCTGCATGGCTGTGACAGAGATGGCTGCCCTGTTTCCCAAG AGGCCGTCCTCGGAGACCGTGCGGGGGTCTCTGTGTCTGCTCACTTCGAGCGCCAGCCGGCTCCACGGAGAGTGCCAGAAGGCAGCAGAACACAACCCCTGCCCATCGGACATCCAGCTGGTCACTCAGCAGGTCATCCAGTGCGCCTATGACATTGCCAAAGCTGCCAAGCAACTTGTCACTGTgacaaccaaagaaaacaacaactaa
- the git2b gene encoding ARF GTPase-activating protein GIT2b isoform X7, with protein sequence MSKRVRSREVCADCSAPEPRWASVNRGVLICDECCSIHRGLGRHSSQVRHLTHSSWPSSQLQMVQTLYGNGANSIWEHSLLDPSSSVSGKRKANPQDRVHPNKTEFIKAKYQMLAYVHRMPCREDDSVTAKDLSKQLHSSVRTGNLETCLRLLSLGAQANFFHPEKGNTPLHIAAKAGQMLQAELLAVYGADPGALDSSGKTPIDYARQAGHQELAERLVEIQYELTDRLTFYLCGRRPGHRNGQHFIIPQMADRNNSLDLSEFAKAAKKKLQSLSNHQFEELAMDVYDEVDRRETDAVWLATQNHSTLVTDTTVVPFLPVNPEYSSTRNQGRQKLARFSAHEFATLVIDILTDAKRRQWGNSCESPKDNVELILQGIDSRHNSESQDNDQPDYDSVASDEDPVQEASCGDSCNDRRTKSSESSDLSDGPITVQEFMEVKSALTASEAKIQQLLKVNCHLSEELRMMQSKLNSLQTENTTLRWQTPGGQQHLQGPLGRHQPRGGRAMSMYETGSSPRQYPHRVESARQEDGVVLQPFPTNGCSLEGQGIMLENDYDTTPNHSELEETGPVPASDAVEPGEEGEEDATLPCTEDVICKTEQITKNIQELLRAAQETKHDSFLPCSEKICMAVTEMAALFPKRPSSETVRGSLCLLTSSASRLHGECQKAAEHNPCPSDIQLVTQQVIQCAYDIAKAAKQLVTVTTKENNN encoded by the exons ATGTCAAAGCGAGTGCGAAGCAGGGAGGTCTGCGCTGATTGCAGTGCTCCGG AGCCACGCTGGGCCTCTGTGAACAGGGGTGTGTTGATCTGCGATGAGTGCTGCAGCATCCATCGAGGTTTGGGGCGACACAGCTCCCAAGTCCGACATCTGACTCATTCTTCGTGGCCATCCTCCCAGTTACAG ATGGTTCAGACACTGTATGGCAATGGAGCCAACTCCATTTGGGAGCACAGCCTCCTGGACCCTTCCTCCTCAGTGAGTGGGAAGCGCAAAGCCAACCCCCAGGACAGAGTTCA CCCCAACAAGACAGAATTCATCAAGGCCAAATATCAGATGCTGGCGTATGTCCATCGCATGCCATGTCGGGAGGATGACAGTGTAACAGCAAAAGACCTCAGCAAG CAACTCCATTCCAGTGTTCGGACCGGAAACCTGGAGACCTGCCTAAGACTCTTATCTCTGGGAGCGCAGGCCAACTTCTTCCATCCA GAGAAAGGAAACACACCACTACACATAGCAGCGAAAGCAGGACAGATGTTACAAGCAGAGCTGTTGGCAGTTTATGGAGCTGATCCTGGGGCTCTGGACTCGAGTGGAAAGACCCCCATTGATTATGCAAG ACAAGCGGGGCATCAGGAGCTGGCAGAGAGGCTAGTGGAGATACAGTATGAACTCACTGACCGGTTAACATTTTACCTTTGCGGTAGGAGACCAG GTCACAGAAACGGGCAACACTTCATCATCCCGCAGATGGCAGACAG AAATAA CAGTCTGGATTTGTCAGAGTTTGCGAAAGCGGCAAAGAAGAAGCTCCAGTcg CTAAGTAACCATCAGTTTGAAGAACTTGCCATGGATGTTTATGATGAAGTTGACAGAAGAGAAACGGATGCAG TGTGGTTGGCCACTCAGAACCACAGCACACTTGTAACAGACACCACGGTTGTGCCTTTTCTGCCGGTCAATCCAGAGTACTCATCTACCAGAAACCAG GGTCGGCAAAAACTGGCAAGGTTTAGTGCTCACGAATTTGCCACCTTGGTTATTGATATTCTAACTGATGCTAAACGACGGCAGTGGGGTAACTCCTGCGAAAGTCCCAAAG ACAACGTGGAGCTCATCCTTCAGGGAATAGACAGTCGCCATAACAGTGAGAGCCAGGACAATGACCAGCCAGATTACGACAGTGTGGCATCAGATGAAGATCCAGTGCAGGAGGCCAGCTGCGGGGATAGCTGCAATGATCGAAGGACCAAG AGCTCTGAATCATCCGACCTCTCTGATGGACCAATCACAGTGCAGGAATTCATGGAGGTGAAGAGCGCCTTAACTGCATCAGAAGCCAAAATACAACAACTCCTTAAAGTCAACTGCCACCTCAGTGAAGAGCTGCGAATGATGCAAAGCAAG CTGAACTCCCtgcagactgaaaacacaacactgcgATGGCAGACCCCTGGTGGGCAGCAACACCTCCAGGGGCCCTTAGGTCGACACCAACCCCGCGGAGGTCGCGCCATGTCCATGTACGAGACAGGCTCAAGTCCCAGGCAGTACCCCCACAGAGTTGAATCGGCACGGCAAGAGGATGGGGTCGTTTTACAGCCCTTCCCAACCAAT GGCTGTAGTCTGGAAGGACAGGGTATCATGCTGGAGAATGATTATGACACCACGCCCAACCACTCTGAACTGGAGGAGACTGG TCCTGTTCCAGCTTCGGATGCAGTGGAgccgggggaggagggggaggaagatgCCACCCTGCCATGCACAGAAGACGTCATCTGTAAGACAGAGCAGATCACCAAAAACATACAGGAGCTTCTGAGAGCTGCCCAGGAGACAAAACATGACAG CTTCCTGCCTTGTTCAGAAAAGATCTGCATGGCTGTGACAGAGATGGCTGCCCTGTTTCCCAAG AGGCCGTCCTCGGAGACCGTGCGGGGGTCTCTGTGTCTGCTCACTTCGAGCGCCAGCCGGCTCCACGGAGAGTGCCAGAAGGCAGCAGAACACAACCCCTGCCCATCGGACATCCAGCTGGTCACTCAGCAGGTCATCCAGTGCGCCTATGACATTGCCAAAGCTGCCAAGCAACTTGTCACTGTgacaaccaaagaaaacaacaactaa
- the git2b gene encoding ARF GTPase-activating protein GIT2b isoform X9, with protein MVQTLYGNGANSIWEHSLLDPSSSVSGKRKANPQDRVHPNKTEFIKAKYQMLAYVHRMPCREDDSVTAKDLSKQLHSSVRTGNLETCLRLLSLGAQANFFHPEKGNTPLHIAAKAGQMLQAELLAVYGADPGALDSSGKTPIDYARQAGHQELAERLVEIQYELTDRLTFYLCGRRPGHRNGQHFIIPQMADRNNSLDLSEFAKAAKKKLQSLSNHQFEELAMDVYDEVDRRETDAVWLATQNHSTLVTDTTVVPFLPVNPEYSSTRNQGRQKLARFSAHEFATLVIDILTDAKRRQWGNSCESPKDNVELILQGIDSRHNSESQDNDQPDYDSVASDEDPVQEASCGDSCNDRRTKSSESSDLSDGPITVQEFMEVKSALTASEAKIQQLLKVNCHLSEELRMMQSKLNSLQTENTTLRWQTPGGQQHLQGPLGRHQPRGGRAMSMYETGSSPRQYPHRVESARQEDGVVLQPFPTNIGRGPLGTAASSLPTFPSSLSWSWDERSRRGCSLEGQGIMLENDYDTTPNHSELEETGSPVPASDAVEPGEEGEEDATLPCTEDVICKTEQITKNIQELLRAAQETKHDSFLPCSEKICMAVTEMAALFPKRPSSETVRGSLCLLTSSASRLHGECQKAAEHNPCPSDIQLVTQQVIQCAYDIAKAAKQLVTVTTKENNN; from the exons ATGGTTCAGACACTGTATGGCAATGGAGCCAACTCCATTTGGGAGCACAGCCTCCTGGACCCTTCCTCCTCAGTGAGTGGGAAGCGCAAAGCCAACCCCCAGGACAGAGTTCA CCCCAACAAGACAGAATTCATCAAGGCCAAATATCAGATGCTGGCGTATGTCCATCGCATGCCATGTCGGGAGGATGACAGTGTAACAGCAAAAGACCTCAGCAAG CAACTCCATTCCAGTGTTCGGACCGGAAACCTGGAGACCTGCCTAAGACTCTTATCTCTGGGAGCGCAGGCCAACTTCTTCCATCCA GAGAAAGGAAACACACCACTACACATAGCAGCGAAAGCAGGACAGATGTTACAAGCAGAGCTGTTGGCAGTTTATGGAGCTGATCCTGGGGCTCTGGACTCGAGTGGAAAGACCCCCATTGATTATGCAAG ACAAGCGGGGCATCAGGAGCTGGCAGAGAGGCTAGTGGAGATACAGTATGAACTCACTGACCGGTTAACATTTTACCTTTGCGGTAGGAGACCAG GTCACAGAAACGGGCAACACTTCATCATCCCGCAGATGGCAGACAG AAATAA CAGTCTGGATTTGTCAGAGTTTGCGAAAGCGGCAAAGAAGAAGCTCCAGTcg CTAAGTAACCATCAGTTTGAAGAACTTGCCATGGATGTTTATGATGAAGTTGACAGAAGAGAAACGGATGCAG TGTGGTTGGCCACTCAGAACCACAGCACACTTGTAACAGACACCACGGTTGTGCCTTTTCTGCCGGTCAATCCAGAGTACTCATCTACCAGAAACCAG GGTCGGCAAAAACTGGCAAGGTTTAGTGCTCACGAATTTGCCACCTTGGTTATTGATATTCTAACTGATGCTAAACGACGGCAGTGGGGTAACTCCTGCGAAAGTCCCAAAG ACAACGTGGAGCTCATCCTTCAGGGAATAGACAGTCGCCATAACAGTGAGAGCCAGGACAATGACCAGCCAGATTACGACAGTGTGGCATCAGATGAAGATCCAGTGCAGGAGGCCAGCTGCGGGGATAGCTGCAATGATCGAAGGACCAAG AGCTCTGAATCATCCGACCTCTCTGATGGACCAATCACAGTGCAGGAATTCATGGAGGTGAAGAGCGCCTTAACTGCATCAGAAGCCAAAATACAACAACTCCTTAAAGTCAACTGCCACCTCAGTGAAGAGCTGCGAATGATGCAAAGCAAG CTGAACTCCCtgcagactgaaaacacaacactgcgATGGCAGACCCCTGGTGGGCAGCAACACCTCCAGGGGCCCTTAGGTCGACACCAACCCCGCGGAGGTCGCGCCATGTCCATGTACGAGACAGGCTCAAGTCCCAGGCAGTACCCCCACAGAGTTGAATCGGCACGGCAAGAGGATGGGGTCGTTTTACAGCCCTTCCCAACCAAT ATTGGGAGGGGTCCTTTGGGAACGGCTGCTTCCTCCCTCCCTACCTTCCCCTCTTCCCTGTCCTGGTCGTGGGATGAGAGATCTCGAAGG GGCTGTAGTCTGGAAGGACAGGGTATCATGCTGGAGAATGATTATGACACCACGCCCAACCACTCTGAACTGGAGGAGACTGG CAGTCCTGTTCCAGCTTCGGATGCAGTGGAgccgggggaggagggggaggaagatgCCACCCTGCCATGCACAGAAGACGTCATCTGTAAGACAGAGCAGATCACCAAAAACATACAGGAGCTTCTGAGAGCTGCCCAGGAGACAAAACATGACAG CTTCCTGCCTTGTTCAGAAAAGATCTGCATGGCTGTGACAGAGATGGCTGCCCTGTTTCCCAAG AGGCCGTCCTCGGAGACCGTGCGGGGGTCTCTGTGTCTGCTCACTTCGAGCGCCAGCCGGCTCCACGGAGAGTGCCAGAAGGCAGCAGAACACAACCCCTGCCCATCGGACATCCAGCTGGTCACTCAGCAGGTCATCCAGTGCGCCTATGACATTGCCAAAGCTGCCAAGCAACTTGTCACTGTgacaaccaaagaaaacaacaactaa